The proteins below are encoded in one region of Phaseolus vulgaris cultivar G19833 chromosome 1, P. vulgaris v2.0, whole genome shotgun sequence:
- the LOC137813493 gene encoding LEAF RUST 10 DISEASE-RESISTANCEUS RECEPTOR-LIKE PROTEIN KINASE-like 2.1, with product MWRERALIILVFLLFQINGEDACSPSSCGKINNISYPFRLKGDPKGCGLTSYELYCENNITLFSLFSGTFHVQVINYHNFTIRVVDPGLQQTNCSSLPRYFFSPSNFTNSYQLIPPFHRYYRPKDSSLYQTIHWVDWYYRTEPLVYEHIVFLNCSHRVIGKLKYVDTDGCLNWESKGYIYAVAGDLIAEDIEVGCDVKLVAPTSWWGLDTNRYSYPMMHTALVYGFELSWIRLVCDDDRCAHTDCYFSSSSQTLECDKQAWWLYYPVGTIGNIIYGLNLVIYGRKGNSERYTTAFGSVSISLGQYVMPYFIVRYVVGTILLIALLIYKCRRRHSSEYQNIESYLQQNSLMPIRYTYKEIKKMAKGFNEKLGEGGYGYVFKGKLRSGSCVAIKVLQKSKGNGQDFINEVATIGRIHHQNVVHLIGYCAEGSKRALVYEFMPNGSLDKFIFSREGNLHLTYDTIYNIAIGVARGISYLHHGCEMQILHFDIKPHNILLDEKFTPKISDFGLAKLYPTDKSVVTMTAARGTIGYMAPELFYTNIGRISDKSDVYSFGMLLMEIASKRKNLNPHAKRSSQLYFPFWIYDQLDKEKDIKMEDVAEDEKKIAKKMIIVSLWCIQLKPNDRPTINKVVDMLEGDIENLKIPPKPSLYPHETLEKICSDQTTLSEFISSSSYSMVIANNAPLDESI from the exons ATGTGGAGAGAGAGAGCTTTGATAATCTTGGTGTTTCTGCTCTTCCAAATTAATGGAGAAGATGCTTGCTCCCCCTCTTCCTGTGGGAAAATCAACAACATATCTTATCCATTCCGATTGAAAGGAGACCCAAAAGGGTGCGGTCTCACCAGCTATGAGCTATATTGTGAAAACAATATAACGCTCTTCTCTTTGTTCTCGGGAACATTTCATGTGCAGGTCATCAACTACCATAATTTCACAATCCGAGTGGTGGATCCTGGACTTCAACAAACAAACTGCTCTTCTCTTCCTCGCTATTTCTTCTCTCCATCCAATTTCACTAATTCTTACCAACTAATTCCTCCGTTTCACCGGTATTATCGTCCCAAGGATAGTTCTCTTTACCAAACAATTCATTGGGTTGACTGGTATTATCGTACTGAGCCACTTGTTTATGAGCATATAGTGTTTTTGAATTGTAGCCATAGAGTGATTGGGAAGCTTAAGTATGTGGATACTGATGGATGCCTGAATTGGGAGTCCAAAGGCTACATATACGCTGTGGCTGGTGATCTAATTGCAGAGGACATTGAAGTTGGTTGTGACGTGAAGCTGGTTGCTCCCACATCTTGGTGGGGTTTGGACACAAATAGATATTCATATCCCATGATGCATACTGCGCTAGTCTATGGATTTGAGCTTTCATGGATTCGTCTCGTCTGTGATGATGATCGTTGTGCACATACTGACTGCTATTTCAGTTCCTCCAGCCAGACCCTTGAATGCGACAAACAAG CTTGGTGGCTGTACTATCCTGTTG gaacTATTGGTAATATCATATACG GATTGAATTTAGTAATATACGGACGAAAGGGAAATTCTGAACGTTACACTACTGCATTTGGCTCAGTATCAATTTCGTTGGGACAATATGTTATGCCATACTTCATAGTTAGATATGTTGTAGGCACGATATTACTGATTGCTCTTTTGATATACAAGTGTAGAAGAAGACATTCGTCAGAATATCAAAATATTGAAAGTTATTTACAGCAAAATAGTTTGATGCCTATTCGGTACACATATAAGGAAATTAAAAAGATGGCTAAAGGTTTCAATGAAAAATTGGGTGAAGGAGGTTATGGCTATGTATTCAAAGGAAAGTTGCGTAGTGGATCTTGTGTCGCTATAAAAGTGTTACAAAAATCAAAAGGTAATGGACAAGACTTTATCAATGAAGTTGCAACAATTGGAAGAATACATCATCAAAATGTAGTGCACTTAATTGGATATTGTGCCGAAGGCTCAAAACGAGCCCTTGTTTATGAGTTCATGCCCAATGGATCTCttgataaatttatattttctagaGAAGGAAATCTACATTTAACCTATGACACAATATATAATATAGCAATTGGAGTAGCGCGTGGGATTTCGTATTTACACCATGGTTGTGAGATGcaaattttgcattttgacATCAAACCCCACAACATCCTACTTGATGAAAAATTTACCCCAAAAATCTCTGACTTTGGATTGGCAAAACTATATCCAACAGACAAAAGTGTTGTAACTATGACAGCAGCAAGAGGGACCATTGGATACATGGCTCCGGAATTGTTTTATACAAATATAGGAAGAATATCAGATAAGTCTGATGTTTATAGTTTTGGAATGCTTCTCATGGAGATAGCAAGCAAGAGAAAAAACTTAAACCCTCATGCAAAGCGATCAAGCCAACTTTACTTTCCCTTTTGGATTTATGATCAACTTGACAAAGAGAAAGATATAAAAATGGAAGATGTTGCAGAGGATGAGAAGAAAATTGCAAAAAAGATGATTATAGTTTCACTTTGGTGTATACAATTAAAACCAAATGATCGTCCTACCATTAATAAGGTAGTCGATATGCTTGAAGGAGACATTGAGAACCTTAAAATTCCTCCAAAGCCTTCTCTGTATCCACATGAAACATTGGAAAAAATTTGCTCTGACCAAACAACATTGTCTGAGTTCATTAGTTCTTCAAGTTATTCCATGGTGATTGCCAATAATGCTCCACTAGATGAAAGTATTTGA